From a region of the Babesia bovis T2Bo chromosome 1, whole genome shotgun sequence genome:
- a CDS encoding putative tRNA modification GTPase TrmE translates to MFWVIPFIVLTNYVAHGWRKTTTLALKYSFPRHTYTHLNDTTDGQTVYGLSSAVHEGGCGIAVTRITGKQSLELLQLLTKSTGTNASNNTFECEPRVATLRVLYDKTHSAPIDRVITIYFPAPNSFTGEDVVEIHTHGSRAVISQLFATIRELSKEYGLKVRQAERGEFTRRAFYNGKLDLIQAEAIRDVIRAETQIEVENAALKIYGRLSKIYHTWTDRLNQILGIVEAKIEFNEQASTDLQNTVEDANALARELNDIATQVRNHINDNRAELVSMGATVAIVGPPNAGKSSLINTICDRNVAIVADLPGTTRDPVHAKYDLNGIKITLVDTAGIRIVESETTENSHQKVEMQGIEMALEYIKDAKVVLFLYDHDNDDMSKYALTMTMNKMSTHSKLIVCISKTDLLENKKTQAIIRKLKKNYPLSNAEVIPLSTKIVNTVDDLLDHVQQTFEKEYQEARKQPFITDARQKNHLINVLKEIERTLEVIQSGNHELEIIAENIRAAISQIAYIVGEQTNEELLDTIFRTFCVGK, encoded by the exons ATGTTCTGGGTAATACCTTTTATCGTACTTACCAACTATGTCGCACATGGATGGAGGAAGACAACAACTCTTGCACTCAAATATTCCTTTCCGAGGCATACATATACCCATTTGAATGACACTACTGATGGACAAACAGTCTATGGGCTATCTTCCGCAGTGCACGAAGGCGGATGCGGAATAGCTGTAACAAGAATTACCGGAAAACAAAGTCTAGAATTGTTGCAACTACTGACAAAGTCAACG GGAACAAATGCGTCGAACAACACTTTCGAATGCGAACCCAGAGTGGCAACACTACGAGTACTATACGACAAGACACATTCAGCACCCATAGATAGAGTCATCACAATATACTTCCCAGCACCCAACTCTTTTACAG GGGAAGATGTAGTGGAAATACATACCCACGGAAGCAGAGCTGTCATATCACAATTGTTTGCAACCATCAGAGAACTATCGAAGGAATATGGATTAAA AGTAAGACAAGCGGAAAGAGGAGAATTTACCAGAAGAGCATTCTATAATGGGAAACTTGACCTAATACAG GCTGAAGCTATCAGAGATGTCATCAGAGCAGAAACGCAAATAGAAGTGGAAAACGCAGCATTAAAG ATATACGGAAGACTATCCAAAATATACCACACATGGACTGATAGGCTCAACCAAATACTAGGGATAGTAGAAGCGAAAATTGAATTCAATGAACAGGCGTCAACAGATTTACAAAATACAGTAGAAGATGCTAAT GCACTCGCACGAGAATTAAATGATATTGCGACACAAGTGAGGAATCATATCAATGATAACAGAGCTGAATTAGTCAGTATGGGCGCAACAGTTGCAATAGTAGGACCGCCAAATGCAGGGAAAAGTTCACTAATCAACACAATATGTGATAGAAACGTAGCAATAGTGGCCGACTTACCAGGAACAACAAGGGATCCTGTGCACGCTAAATATGACCTCAATGGAATCAAAATAACACTAGTAGATACAGCAGGAATCAGAATAGTGGAAAGCGAAACTACAGAAAACTCACATCAAAAGGTGGAAATGCAAGGAATTGAAATGGCATTGGAATACATCAAAGATGCTAAAGTAGTGCTATTCCTATACGATCATGATAATGATGATATGTCAAAATATGCACTAACAATGACAATGAATAAAATGAGCACACACTCAAAACTTATAGTATGCATTTCAAAAACAGATCTACTAGAAAACAAAAAAACACAGGCAATCATAAGAAAGCTCAAGAAGAATTACCCACTAAGTAATGCAGAAGTCATCCCACTCTCAACAAAAATAGTAAATACAGTTGATGACCTGCTAGACCATGTACAGCAAACGTTTGAAAAGGAATACCAAGAAGCCAGAAAACAACCATTCATCACAGACGCAAGACAGAAAAATCATCTAATCAACGTCCTAAAGGAAATTGAAAGAACATTAGAAGTTATACAAAGCGGAAACCATGAGCTAGAAATAATAGCAGAAAATATAAGAGCcgcaatatcgcaaatcGCATACATAGTAGGAGAACAAACAAACGAAGAATTGCTGGACACCATCTTCAGAACCTTCTGCGTAGGAAAGTGA
- a CDS encoding ThiF family domain containing protein, whose translation MTIHKNVIVIGAGGLGCEVIKNIVLLGSRNITIVDPDIIEIHNITRQFLYKVDDVGKYKAIVAAERIKECNSNIKVEAITKRAQELPISVLKQNDIVITAVDNLETRRWINLIMRVIWEQLKNEWKDNGYNRESTLPMFVDGGSQELYGHVRVIKSEQEPCIECSMSLFVDKENAPSCSIPNKPKTAEDCIRAVIDLNWDNINNNEGNRNEAVIKAIFNKATQYASKHHVDGVTMQMVQNIVQNREININTTNAIIAAIILKVIMTHSKDNFYFYSGEGQTVLDHFTMEKQRDCDLCNCQVATATVDESQTIKQLITQLETQIGCEDINITTEKGTLYMSTPKELRRLYSSRLETTISKMKDMIGSGLYITSTKQNKWYYIDIQYSTNDTRYKQ comes from the exons ATGACGATACATAAAAACGTAATAGTCATAGGAGCTGGAGGACTTG GATGCGAAGTTATCAAAAATATAGTCTTACTAGGTTCACGCAATATCACAATCGTTGATCCAGATATCATAGAAATACATAATATTACAAGACAGTTTTTATATAA GGTCGATGATGTAGGTAAATACAAAGCAATAGTGGCAGCAGAACGAATTAAAGAATGTAACAGCAATATTAAAGTTGAAGC AATAACCAAAAGAGCACAGGAACTACCCATCTCTGTGTTAAAGCAAAATGATATTGTTATAACAGCGGTGGACAATCTTGAAACAAGAAGATGGATCAACCTAATCATGCGAGTAATTTGGGAACAATTGAAAAATGAATGGAAGGATAATGGATACAATAGAGAATCAACATTACCAATGTTTGTAGATGGAGGATCACAAGAATTATACGGACATGTGAGAGTAATCAAATCCGAACAAGAGCCATGCATAGAGTGTTCCATGTCATTGTTCGTGGATAAG GAAAATGCCCCTTCTTGCTCAATTCCAAACAAACCCAAAACAGCAGAAGATTGTATAC GAGCTGTAATAGACCTAAATTGggataatataaataataacGAG GGAAATCGCAATGAAGCAGTTATCAAAGCCATATTCAACAAAGCTACACAATATGCATCCAAACATCATGTGGATGGCGTAACAATGCAAATGGTACAAAACATTGTTCAA AACCGTgaaataaatataaataccACAAACGCAATCATAGCTGCAATCATATTAAAGGTCATCATGACTCATTCAAAAGATAACTTCTACTTCTACAGCGGTGAAGGGCAAACAGTATTGGATCATTTTACCATGGAGAAGCAGCGG GATTGCGACCTGTGCAACTGCCAAGTGGCCACTGCCACTGTAGATGAATCGCAAACTATAAAGCAACTTATTACGCAATTAGAAACACAAATAGGCTGTGAAGACatcaatatcactaccgAAAAG GGGACTTTATATATGTCAACGCCCAAAGAATTGAGACGACTGTACAGCTCCAGGTTGGAAACTACCATAAG CAAAATGAAAGATATGATTGGTTCCGGGCTTTACATAACCTCAACTAAGCAAAACAAATGGTACTACATCGACATCCAATATTCAACAAACGACACAAGATATAAACAATAG